In Persicimonas caeni, a single window of DNA contains:
- a CDS encoding 6-phosphofructokinase has protein sequence MGKKIAIVTSGGDAPGMNAAIRGVFRSTKRRDPDHEIILFNNGFRGLAGRLEASMDVDVQRRELRDILNRGGTCIGTGRVPELLPADPDAPDAEERREAREAFLDVAAVNLYQLEVSGLVVIGGDGSYRGAHAIAEAYRAKFGRSLKVVGIPATIDNDIYGTDYTIGYDTAVGNTVDALRKIRDTVESHRRAVILEVMGNASGWLALSAGIAAGASTILIPEIAETYDPRAVVGRCVAALEGDYRYFIIVMAEGVKKASGDERYGEHLAKYIAQSERIHEVLGHPMSVRNNVIGHLARGGPPSAFDNILAARFARGAVKVVLGETELPDGVDDVAMSLRGRQVVPMPLGEVVGHGPRLVSRDDELFAISQDLTVSQDQPF, from the coding sequence ATGGGCAAAAAAATCGCGATCGTGACCAGCGGCGGGGACGCCCCCGGCATGAATGCGGCCATTCGAGGGGTGTTCCGCTCGACGAAGCGGCGCGACCCCGACCACGAGATCATCCTGTTCAACAACGGCTTTCGCGGGCTCGCCGGGCGTCTGGAGGCGAGCATGGACGTCGACGTGCAGCGCCGTGAGTTGCGCGACATCCTGAATCGTGGGGGCACCTGCATCGGCACCGGGCGGGTGCCCGAGCTGTTGCCGGCCGACCCCGACGCGCCCGACGCCGAGGAGCGTCGCGAGGCGCGCGAGGCGTTCTTGGACGTCGCCGCGGTCAACCTGTATCAGCTCGAGGTCTCCGGGTTGGTCGTCATCGGCGGCGACGGCTCGTATCGCGGCGCCCACGCCATCGCCGAGGCCTACCGGGCCAAATTCGGCCGTTCGCTCAAGGTGGTGGGCATCCCGGCGACCATCGACAACGATATCTACGGCACCGACTACACCATCGGCTACGACACCGCCGTGGGCAACACGGTCGACGCGTTGCGCAAGATCCGCGACACCGTCGAGAGCCACCGCCGCGCGGTCATCCTGGAGGTCATGGGCAACGCCAGCGGTTGGCTGGCCCTGTCGGCCGGCATCGCCGCGGGCGCCTCGACCATCCTGATTCCGGAGATCGCCGAGACCTACGACCCGAGAGCGGTCGTCGGCCGCTGCGTGGCCGCGCTCGAGGGCGACTACCGCTACTTCATCATCGTGATGGCCGAGGGGGTCAAAAAGGCGAGCGGCGACGAGCGCTACGGGGAGCATCTGGCCAAGTATATCGCCCAGAGCGAGCGCATCCACGAGGTGCTGGGCCACCCGATGAGCGTGCGCAACAACGTCATCGGCCACCTGGCCCGCGGGGGCCCGCCCTCGGCGTTCGACAATATCTTGGCGGCGCGCTTTGCCCGTGGGGCGGTCAAGGTCGTGCTCGGCGAGACCGAGCTGCCCGACGGGGTCGACGACGTGGCGATGAGCCTGCGCGGCCGTCAGGTGGTGCCGATGCCCCTGGGCGAGGTCGTCGGCCACGGGCCGCGGTTGGTCAGCCGGGATGATGAGTTGTTTGCGATCAGTCAGGATTTGACGGTGAGTCAGGATCAGCCGTTTTGA